CCTTAATATGTCCATGAGTTTAACACACAGACTGTATATATGTAATTTAACGAGTTAACGTCACTCACTGTCAGTTGCTGATGTGAATTTTCAGTAGTTTGGTGGAAGAACATAATGACGGCCAGCACAGCTAAAACATGTGAAGATTTGAACTAATTAATTACAGAAAATCATTCAGTTACTGTGACACAAACCAtgtaatgtttgtgtatttcactTATTGCAAGTATAAATGTGCAAtctctcttttattcatttaattgaaGAAGTCATTGTGCTGAGAGGTCTTTGCGCTGTGGTCTGATCAGTATCTCACCACCTTCCTCTTTAGGTGGCAGAATGATGTCCGTGATCCCCGATCCtaaaaccatcatcatcatcagcaggcAGACCAACGAGCCCGACTGCAGCGTGTGTCGAGACAAGGTACCCAAACAGATATGTAACCCAAAAATCCTCCGGCTGAAAGATCCTACCAACACCTCCATAGAGTTTACCTGTCCTCAACCTCAGGATGTCTTCAGTGTGGAGATCAACAGAGAAATTGGTATGAATCTCAAAGTAtttcatgttcacacacaccattttaaaaacacaaatcaccTATATCCTCTTCTCTACAAATTCCAGACTGCACAGAGACTTCCTGTTCAGGGAACATCGTTCAGCCCGAGTCCTCGCTGTTCCCAGACTTCAATCGCACCTTCACCTGGGACCTGAAAGTCGTCTCCACTCGGGCCTTCCAGCTGGACTTCCCAGAACTGGGAATGCGACAGATTCCCAACGGGGACACCTGTCCAGATGGGCATACGTACTCCCTTGTCACCTATCTGCGCACGGGGCCAGCAAACATCGGCACCTTTTGCAAAGGAGGAACTGTAACGACCATCCTGGCTCGCTACAAGGGCCGCATATCTCTGCAGGTGCCTGGGGACCGGACGCTGGATCCCGTTGACTTCAAACTTCATGTTGGGCCTGAGACCAGCAGTAAGTtagaaaccaaaagaaaaacattggtTGTCGAGAGACAAATTTATACCTAAACTTTCAAAAAGGTTGTTGTAAATCGTTTTTCCTCTTGTACAggatcaaaatgacaaaatctcctctaaatgttgatttaaaggaTTATAAATAACTTCCTTTGAGTGTTCAAACCTCGATATTCTCTCCTTGTTTAGTGGTGGCCATATTGAAAGTCAGCCTACCACGAGGTGTCTCCAGCACAGACTTCATCTCTGCAAACTATCCCGGTGACTTTCCTGATAACCAGCAGATGCAGTGGGATTTCACAGTGCCTGGCATGCACAACTACACGGTGCAATTCAGTGACCACGCGGCTCCGGAGTGCCTCAACGGTAGCGTGGAGGTGGAGTATCAGAAAAAGGACACGAAGGTGACCAGGCGGACTCTGACGGATCCTCAGCCGGCGCACCAGCAGGGCGACTTCAGCATGGTGCTGAAGAACTGTCAGACCAACACAACGTTGAAAGGACTCGCCCTGAAATACAAAGTCTCTCTGATGAGGAGCGGCCACCCAGGTGCAGtcttaaaacacaaagagctgtttttttatttttactgaacCTTGTTTTCCTGAGCAGGTACAAGCAGGCTTAATATGAATTCTGTTGAACCatttaacaaacatttcaagCTTGTTAAGATTTCTTGTATAAGcagaaaatagtgaaacatAGCTATCATATATCAtcataaagacagacagacagacagacagacagattatttttcttcttcttcctaaacaccaaaatgttgttttcccttTCAGTTCTGTGTACGGTGGACCTCACCAAACACCAGGCAGTGTCCCTGCAGATCCAGAAAGTGGGCACTGATCCGTACTGTGAGATGAGCATCGACTCGAAGGTTGAGGAGAAGATAATCGTGGCTGCAGGCAGTAAAGCCAGCCTCTCCTTCCTCGACTGTCCGAATGAAGACGTGCGCCTGACCGCCAGCCAACTGATTGGTAAGATGTCTGTAGCTCTGTTCTTTTCAATGGCAAAGtatgaaatgtcttttaagTCTTAATATTATGCTAGTAGAAAATTAGCTATCTTGCAGacagtgagatgagaagattgaggccactgtcatgtcttcaaatatgaagctggagccagttagcttagcataaagactcaAAGCATTTCAAAAAGGTCAAACAACTATTTTAAGTCTAAACAAACCTTTAGTTACTGTACATGTCTTCTGAAAGTACCACATTAGCTGTTCCCGTAGTTAATACTCTTAATCCCGCTTTGTTCTTTTCACGACAGCCTGCCAAAATCTGGCGTCTTGCTCTCCGACCGTCCTCGCCGTTCCCAAACTGGATTTCTCCCTCCCGATGCCGCTCCACAGCTTCACCTGGCACATCACCATCCCTCAGGACAGCACCATAGATCTGCGGTCGACCACAGGGGGTCTCCAGCAGTCCCTGCCCGGCCAGGAGTGCACCAAGTCCTCCTCCCTGCACGTTGCGGAGGACGGCGGGTCTTCTCTCGGAGAGTTCTGCACCAACGGAGTCATCGAGAAGGTTCAAGTCCACGCCAACGTCTCCGTCACGGCATTAAACAGGAACTTCCAGAAAAACCAGGAGACTTTTCTCAATGTCAGCTTTAGTCAGGAGATCCGAGGTAAGACATGAATATACTGCAGCTATCGATCAGTGATTAAATCATTATTCTTACAGCTCTTTACAGATTTTAATACATTTGAGTGGATCTCAGTTGTCAGCTTCCCGCACATGACCGGAAATACAAGTTGGGGCTGAGCCATGTAGTGTCTTGGGAGCACATTAAACTTGACTGGGAACTTGACTTGGCAGCTTAAGGGCCAGATATTTATCTCAAGAGTTAATTCAGACCAAGACAGAGCTAAAAATTACTTCATcagatggacacaaacacaactcaaaatGAATGACTTAATTCCGTGTAGGCTATGTGCCGAATGTTTGAATAAGCGACAGTTTGCTAACATGTTAATCTTATCTACTTTATAAGACGATAGCATGTCAGCGTTGTAAAGACAAAGCTATTGTGTTATTTATGAGTGCTGCTTGCAGTTAAACCACAAAAATGAAGCTGAACTGCTTTGAAAATCTCCCTCAACACTTCATCAACAGCTGAATACAACGAGTTTAGACatgtttgagtgttttgttgACATGGCATTCTGGGTAATATAAGAAATCTAAGGATTATAAGCACTGTGGATGAGATGGACAAGGATCTGATGATATTGTTTATTTAGATATTTCATATAAGAGCCAAGGATGAAGGTATCACacagttaattgattaatccATCAGCACTAAATTAACCAGCAACTTTTCTTATAGCTGAATTACCATTTTAAGCCATTTTAAGGCAAAAATGCCCAAAAGCATCATTGGTTTCAGCTCcttgaacatgaacattttcttcattcttAATTCCACACAGGGGCACTATTGTACCACAAATGCTGGAGCAACCTGTTAGATGTGTAGACAGGATACAGTGCTGACACTCAGTATTATCTCCACCCCCTCTACAGAGACCATTATTTACAGAATCAGTCCAAAGGTGTCGCCCCCGACCCTGCTGGCCTCCCCCAACTGGCCTGAGGGTATGATGCCTTTCTCCACCGTCTCCTGGATCGTAGCTGTGCCGAGCGGGTACCAGGCGATCCTGCAGTTCCCCAACATCACCCAGCCCAAATGCAAAGACAGGCACACGGCCATGACGGTGAAGATGcgggatcaggaggaggagctaaTGAGCCGCAGGGAGGACGAGAAGGTGGAGGACCAGCTGGTGGTGTCGCAGAGCTTCTATTTCAACATGTCCAACTGTATACCTGAGGAGGGACAGTTTGGTGCCGTGGCCAAAATCGCTCTGCAGAAGAACAACAGTAAGCGAGCAGGACTGAACTAGACTTTTCATgcatacaacaaaaaaaacaatccatatCATTAATTCTATCATGTCTTCTTCTCGCCTCTTCAGATCTCCTGGCCATCGCTCTCGGGATAGCGGGAGCTGTTTTGCTAATGCTCATAGTGCTGTCTGTTGTTTGCGTCGTCACTAAGTGAGtacaccagaaaaacaaacctttaacgTCCGGGCTCAGATCAACCAAGTCGAGGaacatgacattttaaactaaaaaccTTCAATTTTACTCCTACTTGCAAACTCCAGAATATTTATCAACATTCTTGTGAGGTCTCTTTAGTTGctcaggaggagatgatgaatggcttcagcagagagatggaggagagcaCACACCCTCCGAGACATGTTATTGAGGGTGTACATCATCGGTCATGATGTATAATAATCTTATCTGAGGTTATATTTTAGCTGTCCAACTATCAATCACACATTTGATAGGCAGCACCatcattttccttcctcttccatcCCTATTTATACATAATTATATTACAAATGAATGGTGCTAAATGGTTATTTCACATGGTATTTTATGCAAATTTGCACAAGTagaataaactttaaaaagtacaatttcATATGGAGCTCTGCAACTGACAAAATGTTGTCGAAGATTactttaaaagacattaaactgaattaatATGATAAACTAGAAATGGCACAATTCactgccaaggcccaacagtctccTTTAATGTAATCAAGCCCAATCcgatatcaaataaaacatttaaatctgctagataccattttttaaactaatttatTTTGAATCACATGAAAATATACTCACTTACAGATAACTTCCAACTAAATTTGCCTGATCTTAGTCCTGGATTAATTCTTAAGATTGCTTGAAGATTTCTGGAAGAGGCAGTTGCAGGTGTATTTCTGGACCCCACTGCTTCCCGGAGATCCAGTGTCGcctgtgtgacatcagctgTCAGCTTTGTGACGCCCCCATACCAGTTAATTCCATTCCTTCCTTCCATTCATCCTCCGCTGTTAtcgttcttttctttgtttgtttgaccgTGACCGTTAACAGTTAACCATTTACTCCCATTGCTAGCAGAGACGATGACAAACACAACTTGTCATGTTGCAGCCAACCACTGCTGGGTGAACGTGTCACTGGCTGCGCCGCTTGTGATAATTTTGTGGAAAGTCGCTGCCGACACCCAGTGTACATCTTTGGTATAACAGAAAATGCAAGGGCTTTCATCAATGGGCTGTGGGCTCAGTCAGCCTTGTTCATTCAGCAATAGATGTTGACTTAACAGATTACTTACATGAACATCTTTTGAGATTATTACTTTAAGTTTAAAGGGGTCAATTCAGGGCCATCTGTCAGTTTTAAGACTCCATACTTGGGTGAATATTGGCCCTGGTTTCTACGAGTGTTGGATAAAGTATCAAGCTTTTGACTTGTCAAACTGTTTTGGTGATATGTTTGtctatattatataatatttgtCTGTGCGTGGAGGCTTTTGTTAACGCTTTCTTATTTTTTGTGGtctgtcttcatcttttttaaacaggaaaaagaaacaggacAAGAAGAACAAAGAGTCGTCCATCTACATCAGCAAGGGGAACATCTTCCGCCCGGGTGACATGCACTTCACCAAAACTCGCACGGACAACGAATCCCACGTCTACGACTCCATCGATGAGACGATGGTGTACGGACACCTGCTGGGCGACACCAGCTACGCCGACAGCCTGCAGGATAGTTACAAAGGGATGCAGGTGGACTCTTACCAGACATTCACAGGCCCTTCTGATGGAGACCTGCCTGCAATCAAAGAGCAGGACCACGAGCCCGAGATGGACCAGTACAAGTCGTACCTGGACCCGTCTGAGTCTTTCCATCCGGCCCGTCCGCGCACTCCTATCGAGCGGCAGGAAAGTCTCGGCTTCCAGGACCGCAGGATGGTGGACAATGAGCTGTACACGTTCAAGAGCACGGGGGATATAAACACAATCCGGCTCTCTGCTACCGACATGGAACCACAGCCGTCGATAACAGAAGATTACTTGTAGTGGGTCTGGGCTGTAGTTGCATGTTGGACCGCTGTTACTGAATTCTCTTTACAGCCCCGAGCATCTCTAGACTGCACCGATGTGAACTTTGATCACTCTCAGGGAATCCGAGTACGATGAGCCTCTGATTATGACATGTCTGTTGCGTTCGTTAGTCATTTCTAAAGCTTCAGGAGTAGATGCTGTGATCGTCTTCTCTCAACAAAGTTTGGCTTTTTGGGAGAAAGCTTTTTTGCTGTCTTGTCAGACGTTAGGTGAGCAGATTcctctctcatgtctgtccaGTAAAAGGCCACAGACTGCATCTGATTAACTTTGCATAGCATAAACTCTGGAAAAAAGGGTGACAGAATCCATCCATCATAACTTCTGAAGCTAACCAATTAACACGTAGCAAAATAGTCCTGAAAATTACCAAAATGTTCGTCTATATGGCAAATAACTCATGGGAAAGTGTCAGCTAGCCAGACTTAGCTTAGGCTAGCCGGAGCTAACTGACCCTCGTGATCTCTTTAGCTTTAGACCTGGAATAGCTGGTAATGTTTCTGCTGGTTGGGGGCAGCGGGAACAAGTTGTGAACACAACATTGACATCATCACCTGTTCTTTTAAAGGGAACTTCTGTGATGTGCTCGAAGATGGTCgttgtttttgtcagtggaTTCCATTTctaagctaacgctagctacTGTTGGCGGAGCAAAGAGAGGTGCTGTCAACCGTCACGGAAACTGAGACCTGAAGCCTtcacaaacaaattaatcagGGGCAGCATGTGACTAGAGTATCTGCTAACCGctgtagctgcccttagctagttagctcaggtaactgtgcagctagcagttcagAACTTGGAGCTCAGAGACCAGGGGAGTGTTGCTGTTTACAATGCAAGCACaagagctttggaccaggacaggttggggctagctggttagcatgctagcttcagtagatatctcttcaacacaataCTATATTGTTAAAGCTTcagtttattcacattctgaTGATAATTTAAGTTAACTTTTTAATGTTCGTTTAAAGAACTTGTATAGGCAACTGAGAGTCACAGAAGGTGTCATTTTGTACTTGATGTTCCAGTCTGCTCACATAATGCCAGTAAAGAGTGAGTGATACATGCTAATTAATACAAATTCTTACATAGACCACttttaacttgttttatatgtatattttgtatttgatttggATTAAACAAATTATATATAACTTATTTGCTTCATGCTATTTGTCAGCTGATACAGGGTAGCCAATTCCCTTTGTTTCTAGCCTTTGTGCTAAGCTATGCTACGCTAACCTGCTGATTGTACCATTCAAACATGAGAGTGAgatcaatcttctcatctaagtCTCTGCAAGAAatgccaaaaatgtaaaactttgccttttaatgtttgatttgtttagttttattaaTTATGTACCTGTACAAGATGGACTAAGAAATGATGGATGGAAAAAATGTGCAAGTACCTCTGGTCctattttttaaaagtgtttttaccAGATTGTTTACTCGTCTagagatatttgttttttctttactttgtaaatacagtttagttttttttcaataaattctATGAGTGTTCTCGTGCGGAAATGGTTTACTTCTGCCGTCGcacctattttttttccccctgtccTGCTGAGACAGTCCTCTTGTGCTTTCTGGATGGTGAAAACAATTTCAACCACAGGAACTCTGGCCATGGAAAACAGTGTGAAGGAGGAGGGTGTGGGAGCAGAAGCCAGTCAGTGTTTACCATGGAAAGGTttttactggaaaaaaacaaacgtaGGAGCCAGGTTTACGTAGCTGCGCCACATTTCTCTCAGATGTAGGTGCTGAATTCAAATAAAGTCTGCGTTTCTGCCTTTTTGGAgcagtgtttgacatttctgggGAAAAGCACTTTACCTCCATGTGTACGCTTTCTTGCCAAGCTTTTGATGAGAAGGTCGACACCACTCTTTCACATGAGGTGTTTTAATCTCCTCATCCAACACAATACCTGTACTGTAGTATTTCCCAAAAAGTTTTCCTTTAAGAAATGACAATAGACGAGTAATTTTCCATAGTTTATTGATGGTGATTTTAAGGTTACATCAGGCTAGACATTAAAGGAGACTAGAGACTAGCAAACTGAATTAATAACTTTTAAGAATGTGCGTGCTGATTGAGTCATTTATTCAGGATTAATGCAATAATTATAATTCTGGCTCGATGAGAGTCTTGTCGTAATAATACAGTAGTGACATTTAAACCAGTGGCTCTCAAGCTGTGAGTCATGGAAGTTATacccattttttaaaaaaaaaataaaaaaataatttgttaaagGTGCCAGCACCGACGCATACACACACCTTTGGTTGCAGGGATACTGGTGTTTCTAAATATGAACatccatatattttttttagaaatccTTCAAATGGAGGCAGAAATCACCGATTCCTTTGGCGGAGATAATCTCCCACAATCTCTTGTTTGTcctaaactgaactgaactgtttttttcttgtaacCACAAGGAATGCTGCAAATGACATATCACCAAATCCATTTAGgcaaaaaataacagctttataTACCACTGTCACATGCAACTGACTGACTTCTAGATCAGAATTTAGTCCAAAACCAGATGAGAGCCACTGGATTAAATCTCCTTTAAGGATAGCAGGCGAGGGGGGCGTCGCAGCAGTGAAAGCAGCTATAATCGTGCGCAGTCTATGATGAGTTAAATCAAACAATGTTGAACTGGCAGACAGACGGCTTCTCATCACGACAGTTCTCGTCGAACCACTTCCCGCGGGCGGCCCCGGACAGGGCCGCGCAGTTCTGGGACTGCCCGCCGTCCGGCTGGGGACGCTCCCAGTTTTTGTATGTGATGCTGGAGCCGGTCTGGTCCACCCAGACGCCCTCGGTCATCATGTCGTTGACGCCCAGCCAGACCTGCTCATCCGGGCCGATGCTCCGGCGGATGTAGTCTCTGAGCTGGTCGTTCTCGTCGCTGGACGTGGGCGCGCCGAGGACACCGCCCAGGTTGTTACAGTCCTCACTGGCAGTGTGATAGCGTTTTCTCAGGGGGTCAGCCAAGTAACACTTTCCGTGGATCTTTTCGCCTTTCAGACAGACTGAGGAGAGAATAAAACCAGGGGGCGGATGGTTAGATAATCAGGGATTCAGTGTCATCTTCCATTTGTGTCATATggatatatttaaaatgtga
This window of the Acanthopagrus latus isolate v.2019 chromosome 3, fAcaLat1.1, whole genome shotgun sequence genome carries:
- the cdcp1b gene encoding CUB domain-containing protein 1, with amino-acid sequence MRLCVTCALLGLLLLTLLDSSECLQTSVRPDEGWTVKVSTDLPVDQCAVCTVSGVNDTETSCTSSLSLVPEEEVKLLFNCSQPIEQAYTVVITRSIVCTEDSCSPTTGETQPSILTEFTRTFTWELTAPKKIAVSLNILGEGLLETTQPCSSGCQYSVTNGKDQTRYCRGGSVTTLDLLDKAVVSLKAKPKAQVEDVLFQASAGPIKGRTMVVSVDSSTTVVVSRNPDKPECEVCSPDGSTPNCSPTEKTLTNVDNISLEFSCPKPQDMYSVKMNKKIVCTTALCTPAAGEVDPELFKDFKRSLTWDISVPDRTVLTLDFPGGLKEMAGEESCQDGHQYSVSTTKRDGKVKTNSYCKGGTVSQLDLLGGTTTVTVDVPKDGELDPTSFTVKAAPRGGRMMSVIPDPKTIIIISRQTNEPDCSVCRDKVPKQICNPKILRLKDPTNTSIEFTCPQPQDVFSVEINREIDCTETSCSGNIVQPESSLFPDFNRTFTWDLKVVSTRAFQLDFPELGMRQIPNGDTCPDGHTYSLVTYLRTGPANIGTFCKGGTVTTILARYKGRISLQVPGDRTLDPVDFKLHVGPETSMVAILKVSLPRGVSSTDFISANYPGDFPDNQQMQWDFTVPGMHNYTVQFSDHAAPECLNGSVEVEYQKKDTKVTRRTLTDPQPAHQQGDFSMVLKNCQTNTTLKGLALKYKVSLMRSGHPVLCTVDLTKHQAVSLQIQKVGTDPYCEMSIDSKVEEKIIVAAGSKASLSFLDCPNEDVRLTASQLIACQNLASCSPTVLAVPKLDFSLPMPLHSFTWHITIPQDSTIDLRSTTGGLQQSLPGQECTKSSSLHVAEDGGSSLGEFCTNGVIEKVQVHANVSVTALNRNFQKNQETFLNVSFSQEIRETIIYRISPKVSPPTLLASPNWPEGMMPFSTVSWIVAVPSGYQAILQFPNITQPKCKDRHTAMTVKMRDQEEELMSRREDEKVEDQLVVSQSFYFNMSNCIPEEGQFGAVAKIALQKNNNLLAIALGIAGAVLLMLIVLSVVCVVTKKKKQDKKNKESSIYISKGNIFRPGDMHFTKTRTDNESHVYDSIDETMVYGHLLGDTSYADSLQDSYKGMQVDSYQTFTGPSDGDLPAIKEQDHEPEMDQYKSYLDPSESFHPARPRTPIERQESLGFQDRRMVDNELYTFKSTGDINTIRLSATDMEPQPSITEDYL
- the clec3bb gene encoding tetranectin; translated protein: MEFRGACVLLGVLLLVNCSLQQTPVKRKPVKKDTSKDAAVEQLQKQIDDIVQELNLLKEQQALQTVCLKGEKIHGKCYLADPLRKRYHTASEDCNNLGGVLGAPTSSDENDQLRDYIRRSIGPDEQVWLGVNDMMTEGVWVDQTGSSITYKNWERPQPDGGQSQNCAALSGAARGKWFDENCRDEKPSVCQFNIV